The DNA window CCGGCCGCACACCCGAACTCCCGCTTCACGGTGGCGGCAGCCCAGTGCCCGTCGATCGCCGATGACTGGGAGGACGCCGTTCCTCTCGACGCTGTGCTGTTCGGCGGACGCCGTGCCACCAACGTGCCGCTGGTCGTCGAGGCCACCGACTGGACCCACGGCGTGTTCATGGGCGCGACCATCTCGAGCGAGAAGACGGCGGCCGCCGAGGGAACCGTGGGCGAGCTGCGCCGCGATCCGTTCGCCATGCTGCCGTTCTGCGGGTACAACATGGCGGATTACTGGGCGCACTGGCTCGCGGTCGGTGAGAAGCTCCGGTTCGACCGGGCCCCGCGCATTTTCCAGGTCAATTGGTTCCGCAAGGATGCCGACGGCGGATTCCTCTGGCCGGGATTCGGCGAGAATTCGCGAGTGCTCGAGTGGATCGTCCGGCGCATCGAGGGACAAGTACCGGCGCAGGAAACCCCCGCGGGTCGCATACCGGTGCTCGCAGACCTCAACCGGAACGGTATCGACGTCTCCGATGACGCTCTTGAGGCGCTGTTCGCCATCGATCCTGAGTCATGGCTCGTCGAGGCCGACCTGACCGAAGAGTTCTTCAACACCTTCGGCTCGAGGGTGCCACCGGCCCTCCGTGCCGAGCTCGCGTCGCTGCGTTACAGGCTGCAGCGGAGCCGGTAGCCAGAACCAGCAGGCGGATGCCGCGAGGTGCCCGGAAGTGTTCTGAGACACCTTGGCGGGACCGTCTCAGAGCACTTCCCGGCACCTCGCGGCCGCTGGCATCCTGATCGGGGCACGTCAGCCGGGTCGAGGCACGCCCCGCTGACGTAAGAGACGGGCAAACGCAACCCCTCCTCACCGCCGCCGCGCGTTACCTACACTCGACGGATGCTCCTTATTTTCGGAACAACGCTCCGCAACCGGGTTCTTGTCGTTGTGAACTTCCTCTGCCAGTTCTGCGGCACACATGCCGCGCAGGACGTTATCGAGAGCGCAACGAAGGTCTCGGTGTTCTTCATTCCCCTGTTCACGCTGCGCAAGCAGTACTACGTCACCTGCTCGAACTGCGGCGGAACCACCTCGCTGACCAAGGAACAGGCCACCCACGGAATCGAGTGGGCCGCCCGCAACCGCCAGGTCAGCTGACCAGGCGCGCCTAGACCAGGAGCTGGTGCTTGGCGAGTTCCTTGTAGAGGGGCACGGATGCCACTAGCTCGGAGTGCGTACCCGAACCGATCACGCGGCCCTGGTCGAGAACCACGATCGCGTCGCTGTCGACGACCGTCGAGAGCCGGTGCGCGATCACGATGAGTGTGCGATCCTCAGCGACGGCGTCGATCGCGAGCCGCATCTTCTGTTCGTTCACGCCGTCGAGCGACGACGTGGATTCGTCGAGCAGGAGAATCGGGGGAGCGGAGAGCAGAGCGCGCGCAATGGCGAGACGCTGACGTTCTCCACCGGAGAGCATGATGCCCTCCTCGCCGACCGGGGCGTCGAGCCCAAGCGGGTTACGGTCGAGCACATCGGTGAGGTTGACCGCGTGCAGTACGCGGATGCAGTCCTCGTCGGTAGCGTCAGGGGTCGACAGCAGCAGGTTGTCGCGGATGGACCCGGCGAGCACGGGAGCGTCCTGTTCCACGTACCCGATCTGCGAGCGCAGTTCCGTGCGCGGCATCGTGCGGATGTCGACGCCGCCGAAGCGGATTGACCCGGCCTCAGGGTCGTAGAACCGCTCGATCAGACCGAGGATCGTCGATTTGCCTGCGCCGGACGGGCCGACGAGCGCGGTGCGCTTCCCCCGTGCAGCCGTGAAGCTGACGCCGCGCAGCACCGGGTCGCCCGGTCGGCGTTTGTCGGCGGGGGTCGCGGGGTCGCTCGCCGTCAGGTTGCTCGGTGTGAGCGGCGCGCTGTGCGGGGCGACGCCCGCTGCGGCATCCTGGTCCGTTTCGGATGGGGTCTCGACGGCCGCAGCCGGGTAGGAGAACACCACCGAATCGAACTCGATGGCGGGCGCGCTGGTGGAGCGGATGCCGGGGGCGGCGACGGTCGCGGCGATGGCGGCATCCGCGTCGTCTTCGCGGGGCAGGTTGATGATCTCCTGGATGCGGCCGAGGGCGCCGAGCGCCTGGTTGGTCGCGGAGATCGCACCGAACGCCTGGCCGAGCGGCATGATCATCATGAAGAGGAACAGGATGAAGGCAACGAGGCTCGCGATAGTGATCGCGCCGCTCGCCACCCGGAACCCGCCGACTCCAAGAACCACGAGGAACGACACCTGCATGGCGATGCCGGCGACGGGGACGACGAGAGCTGACACCTTGGCGACCTGGATGCCCATTCGCCATGCGCCCGTGGCGTCGTCGTCGACGGTGGCGATCTCGCGATCCGTAGCGTTCGATGCCCGCACGGTTCGAACCGAGCTGATGGCGCGCTCGACGGATGCGGCAAGGTCGCCCACCCTGGCCTGCGCGCGCTGGCTGGCGACCCTGATCTTTCCGGAGAGGGCGACGACCGTGACGACCGAGACAGCGATGACGAGAACGGTAAGGCCAAGCAGCACCGGGTCGATGA is part of the Mycetocola zhujimingii genome and encodes:
- a CDS encoding zinc-ribbon domain-containing protein encodes the protein MLLIFGTTLRNRVLVVVNFLCQFCGTHAAQDVIESATKVSVFFIPLFTLRKQYYVTCSNCGGTTSLTKEQATHGIEWAARNRQVS
- a CDS encoding ABC transporter ATP-binding protein, translated to MSAPSSTRPARRSPFGRPPKADEGPRARFGELIPYLFEHKRILWFIIGLSILGSAASLAQPLLVSQVIGIVEQGKSLGGLVWALIALVVVSGVISGYQHYLLQRTGEGVVLSSRRKLVARMLHLPISEFDTRRTGDLVSRVSSDTTLLRAVLTQGLVEAVGGTITFVGALIAMLIIDPVLLGLTVLVIAVSVVTVVALSGKIRVASQRAQARVGDLAASVERAISSVRTVRASNATDREIATVDDDATGAWRMGIQVAKVSALVVPVAGIAMQVSFLVVLGVGGFRVASGAITIASLVAFILFLFMMIMPLGQAFGAISATNQALGALGRIQEIINLPREDDADAAIAATVAAPGIRSTSAPAIEFDSVVFSYPAAAVETPSETDQDAAAGVAPHSAPLTPSNLTASDPATPADKRRPGDPVLRGVSFTAARGKRTALVGPSGAGKSTILGLIERFYDPEAGSIRFGGVDIRTMPRTELRSQIGYVEQDAPVLAGSIRDNLLLSTPDATDEDCIRVLHAVNLTDVLDRNPLGLDAPVGEEGIMLSGGERQRLAIARALLSAPPILLLDESTSSLDGVNEQKMRLAIDAVAEDRTLIVIAHRLSTVVDSDAIVVLDQGRVIGSGTHSELVASVPLYKELAKHQLLV